GGTGGCATTCACCCTGATCGGCTGCATGACCGCCCTGGAAATGGGACATGGCATGCTGGTGGCGTCGGTCAGTGGCGTGATCACCGGCGTATTTGGCGGCATCCTGCGCGATATCTTCTGCAATGACATCCCGCTGATCTTTCGCCGTGAGCTGTACGCCAGCGTGTCGTTCCTGGCCGCCTGGTTCTACTTGCTGTGCCTGTATCTGGAATTGCCCAGCGAACAGTCCATTCTGCTGACCTTGTTCAGCGGGTTTCTACTGCGCCTGCTGGCGATCCGGTTTCACTGGGAAATGCCCAAGTTCGTTTACAACGACGATGTGCATTAACGTCCAGCGTGTTGCTCCAGCGCCCATTCCACATGTTCGCGCACCAGCTCCGACGGGTAGTCCCGCCGCGCCTTGAGCGCTTCAAGCACCGGAATGCTGGAGGGCGCATTGCCCAGGCCCACCGCCAGGTTGCGTAACCAGCGCTCATAACCGGCACGGCGCAGGGGCGAGCCCTCGGTGCTGCTGAGGAATTTATCCTCGTCCCACATAAACAATTCGGCCAGTTCAGCGTTATCCAGATTGTGACGTGGCTTGAAATCGCTTTCGGCGGTGGATCGGGCGAAACGATTCCACGGGCAAACGATCTGACAGTCATCGCAGCCAAACACACGGTTGCCGATCAGTGGGCGCAGGTCTTCGGGGATGGCGCTTTTGAGTTCGATGGTCAGGTAGGAAATGCAGCGCCGCGCGTCCAGCACATAAGGGCCGACGAAGGCGTTGGTGGGGCAGATGTCCAGACACGCCGTGCAACGGCCGCAGTGTTCGGTGGCGTGGGGTGGGTCCACCGGCAACGGTAAATCAACAAACAGTTCGCTGAGGAAGAAATAGCTGCCGGCCTTGCGATTGAGTACCAGGGTGTTTTTGCCGATCCAGCCCAGGCCGGCCTGTTCGGCGATGGCTTTTTCCAGTACCGGTGCGCTGTCGACGAAGGCGCGAAAGCCGAACGGTCCGATCTGAGCCTGGATGCGGTCGGCCAGTTGCTGCACGCGCTTGCGGATCAGCTTGTGGTAATCGCGGCCCAGGGCGTAGCGCGAGATGTAGGCTTTCTCCGGCTGGGCCAGCAATTGCGCCATCTGGGTGTCGCCGGGCAGGTAATCCATGCGCAGCGATACCACGCGCAAGGTGCCCGGCACCAGCTCATCGGGATGGGAGCGTTTGCTGCCGTGGGCGCCCATGTACTCCATCTCGCCGTGATAACCCGCGTCGAGCCAGCGTTGCAGGTGCTGTTCATGCTCGGCCAGGTCCAGGCCGCTGATGCCGACTTGTTGAAAGCCCAGCTCGCGGCCCCAGTCTTTGATCGATTGGGCGAGGGCGGGCAGATCGGAGGTGATAGGGGGCATGAGACACGGGAAACCACAGGATAGATGCGTATAATTCTGCCAGACATCGGAGCTTGAAGACGCATGCCTCAGACAAAACACGAAATAACCGACGTTCAGCTGTTGTTGCCGGGTCACTTGCCGCAACTGGCTGCGCGTTCGCTGGACGCTCATAAAGGCCAGTTCGGCCATCTGCTGGTGATTGGCGGCGACCGAGGCTTTGGCGGGGCAGCGTTGCTCAGTACCGAAAGTGCATTGCGCAGTGGTGCGGGCATGGTGTCGCTGGCAACACGGGTTGAACATGTGCCCGCCGCGTTGGCGCGTTTGCCTGAAGTGATGACGGTGGGCGTGAGTTCGGCCAATCAACTGATGGGCCTGCTGGAAAAGATCTCAGTGATTGTGATCGGGCCCGGTCTCGGTGACGCTTCCTGGGGTAAAAGCCTGCTGTCCGTCGCCGCCAACGCGCCCCAGCCGCAAGTCTGGGACGCCGACGCCTTGAATCAACTGGCGACCGGCAAGGTCAGCCTGCCGGCCAATTGCGTGATTACCCCGCATCCAGGCGAAGCCGCACGTCTGTTGGGCATTTCAACAGCCGAGGTTCAGGCCGATCGCCTTAAGGTGGCGCGCGCGTTGAGCCAGACATTCAACGCGGTGGCTATCCTCAAGGGTGCTGGCAGTTTGATCGCCAGCCCGGACGGACGTGTTTCGCGCTGTGACCAAGGCCATCCCGCGATGGCGACGGCAGGGCTTGGCGACGTATTGGCCGGCCTCGTCGGCGCATTGCTGGCCCAGGGCATGCACGGCTATGAGGCAAGCTGCCTGGCCGTGTGGTTGCACGCCACGGCGGGGGATCGCCAGGGCACATTTGGTCGCGGCCTGGCCGCCAGTGACCTGATACCGGCCATTCGTCAATTGTTGGAGGAGCAGTCGCCGTGCCTGAAGTAATTCTTTTCCTGGCGGATGAAGAGGCCATGGTCAGCCTCGGCCAGCGCCTTGCCCAGGTCACTGCCGGGGCAGGGCTGATCTTCCTTGAAGGCGACTTGGGGGCGGGCAAGACCACGCTGTCCCGGGGCATCATTCGCGGTTTGGGTCACGCCGGTGCGGTAAAGAGTCCGACGTTCACACTGGTCGAGCCCTACGAGATCGGCAAGATTCGCGCTTTCCACTTCGACCTCTATCGCCTGGTGGACCCCGAAGAGCTGGAATTCATGGGCATCCGGGATTATTTCGACGAAGACGCGTTATGCCTGATCGAGTGGCCAAATAAAGGCACAGGCTTTTTGCCAAAGCCGGACATGACCATTACCATTACGCCGCATGAGCATGGACGTCAGCTGAAGTTGTTGCCCCAGAGCGTGCGCGGCCAGTCGTGGTGCGCCGCTTTGGCATTGGAATTCAAATAATTGGTGGGGTTAGGTATGCGCTTTCGCGCGTTGGTTGCTGTCGTGGGGGTGTTGCTTGCGGCAATGACTGTCAATGCTCTGGCTGCTTCACAGGTGAAAAGTGTTCGCCTGTGGCGAGCGCCGGATAACACGCGACTGGTGTTCGACCTGTCTGGCCCGGTCCAGCACAGCGTCTTTACCCTCACGGCGCCCGATCGCCTGGTGATCGACATCAACGGTGCGAGCCTGGCTGCGCCGCTGAAGGTCTCCACTGCCAATACCCCCATTACCGCCATGCGTTCGGCCCAGCGCACGCCGACCGATCTGCGCGTGGTCATCGACCTGAAAAAGGCCGTGACCCCCAAAAGCTTTTCCCTGGCCCCGAACGCCCAATATGGCAACCGCCTGGTGGTCGACCTGTTCGACAATCCCGCCGATGCCGCGCCGCCGCCTGTGCCGACGCCCAGCGTGGCAACGGTGCCGGCGGTGCCGGTCAACCCCTCGCAACCGCAGGTCAAGCTGCCACCGCCGCCGCCTGCTCCGGCAGGCAAGCGCGACATTATCGTGGTCATCGACGCCGGTCACGGTGGCGAAGACCCGGGCGCCTCCGGTTCGCGCGGCCAGCATGAAAAAGACGTGGTGCTGGCCATCGCCCGCGAACTGCAACGCCAGGTCAACGGCATGAAAGGCTATCGCGCCGAACTGACCCGTACCGGCGACTACTTCATCCCGTTGCGCGGGCGTACTGAAATCGCCCGCAAGAAGGGTGCGGACCTGTTTGTCTCGATCCACGCCGACGCCGCGCCTTCCAGCGCCGCTTTCGGTGCGTCGGTGTTTGCCCTGTCGGATCGTGGCGCCACGTCCGAGACTGCCCGTTGGCTGGCCGACAGCGAAAACCGTTCCGATCTGATCGGCGGGGCCGGCAACGTGTCCCTCGACGATAAGGACAAAATGCTCGCCGGCGTACTGCTTGATCTTTCGATGACCGCCTCGCTGACCTCCAGCCTGAACGTCGGCCAGAAAGTCCTGAGCAACATCGGTCGAGTCACATCGCTGCATAAACAGCGCGTGGAGCAAGCCGGGTTCATGGTGCTGAAGTCGCCGGATATCCCGTCGATCCTGGTCGAGACCGGATTCATTTCCAACGCCAACGAGGCATCCAAGCTGGCCAGTGCCAGCCATCAGCAAGCCTTGGCGCGCTCGATCAGCGCCGGCGTGCGCCAGTTCTTCCAGCAGAATCCGCCACCGGGCACTTACATCGCCTGGTTGCGTGATTCCGGCAAAATTGCCCAGGGGCCGCGTGATCACCGCGTGCAGCCCGGCGACACCGTGGCCATGCTGGCGGTACGTTTCCAGGTCACGCCCGCCGCCTTGCGCAGCGCCAACAACCTGAAAACCGATGAGCTGAAGATCGGCCAGGTGTTGACCATCCCAGGCACTGAATTGGCGGCGCAGTAATGAGCGAATCTGTCTTGAATAGTGGCTCGCGCATTGAACTGCTCAGCCCGCGCCTGGCTAACCAGATCGCCGCGGGCGAGGTGGTCGAGCGCCCGGCCTCGGTGATCAAGGAGCTGCTGGAAAACAGCATCGACTCCGGCGCCAGGCGCATCGACGTGGACGTGGAGCAGGGCGGCGTCAAGCTGCTGCGGGTGCGCGACGATGGCAGCGGCATCTCGTCGGATGACCTGCCGCTGGCCCTGGCCCGCCACGCCACCAGCAAGATCCGCGACCTGGAAGACCTTGAACGGGTCATGAGCCTGGGCTTTCGCGGTGAGGCCCTGGCCTCCATCAGCTCCGTGGCCCGCTTGACCCTGACCTCGCGTACACGCGGTGCCGAGCAGGCCTGGCAAGTGGAAACCGAAGGCCGTGACATGGCGCCCCGGGTCCAGCCGGCAGCTCATCCGGTGGGCACCTCGGTAGAAGTGCGCGACCTGTTCTTCAATACCCCGGCGCGGCGCAAATTCCTCAAGGCCGAAAAAACCGAATTCGACCACCTGCAGGAAGTCATCAAGCGCCTGGCCCTGGCACGTTTCGATGTGGCGTTCCATCTGCGCCACAACGGCAAGACCATCCTCAGCCTGCACGAAGCCAATGACGACGCCGCGCGTGCTCGGCGCGTGGCGGCAGTCTGCGGAGCCGGCTTTCTGGAGCAGGCGTTGCCGATAGAGATTGAACGCAATGGTTTGCGCCTGTGGGGCTGGGTCGGTTTGCCGACCTTCTCCCGCAGCCAGGCGGATTTGCAGTATTTCTTCGTGAATGGCCGGGCAGTGCGCGACAAGCTCGTGGCCCATGCGGTGCGCCAGGCCTACCGCGACGTGTTGTTCAACGGGCGGCATCCGACGTTCGTGCTGTTTTTTGAAGTCGACCCCTCGGTGGTCGACGTCAATGTGCACCCGACCAAGCACGAAGTGCGCTTCCGTGATGGGCGCATGGTGCATGACTTCCTGTACGGCACCTTGCACCGCGCCTTGGGCGACGTGCGCCCGGATGATCAATTGTCGGCGCCCATCGTGACGGCGGTGGTCCGCCCAAGCGGCCCCGAGGCCGGTGAATTCGGGCCCCAGGGCGAAATGAGCCTGGCCGCCAACCTGCTGCAATCTCCGCAGCAGCCCAACTACACAGCGCCCAACGCGGGAGCCGGCGCCGGTTATCAGTATCAATACACCCCGCGCCCGCAATCGACCGTGCCGGTGGCCGAGGCCCAGGCGGCTTACCGTGAGTTTTTCGCGCCGCTGCCGGGTGCCGAGCCCGGCACAGTTGCCTTGCCCGAGGGCGGTGGTGATATTCCACCGTTGGGCTATGCGCTGGCGCAACTCAAGGGCATCTACATCCTGGCGGAAAATGCCCACGGCCTGGTGCTGGTGGACATGCATGCGGCTCACGAGCGGATCATGTATGAGCGCCTGAAGATCGCCATGGCCAGTGAAGGGCTCAGTGGCCAGCCATTGCTGGTGCCCGAATCCCTGGCGGTCAGCCAGCGTGAAGCCGATTGCGCCGAAGAGCACCACGGTGTGTTCCAGAAACTGGGCTTCGAACTGCAACGCCTGGGCCCGGAAACCCTGGCGATCCGCCAGATTCCCGCGCTGCTCAAGCAAGCCGAGGCCAACCGGCTGGTAGCCGATGTATTGGCTGACCTGATGGAGTACGGCACCAGCGACCGTATCCAGGCGCATATCAATGAGTTGCTCGGCACCATGGCCTGCCACGGCGCCATCCGCGCCAACCGTCGCCTGGCCCTGCCGGAAATGAACGGCCTGCTGCGCGACATGGAAAACACCGAGCGCAGCGGCCAATGCAACCATGGCCGACCGACCTGGACCCAGATGGGCCTGGATGATCTGGACAAACTGTTCCTGCGCGGTCGCTGATGAGTGCCTTGCCCCCCGCGATTTTCCTGATGGGCCCAACGGCCGCCGGCAAGACCGACCTGGCCATCGAGCTGACCAGGGTCTTGCCGTGCGAGCTGATCAGTGTCGACTCTGCCCTGGTTTACCGGGACATGGACATCGGTACGGCCAAGCCTTCGAAAGAGGTGTTGGCCCGGTATCCGCATCGTTTGATTGACATCATCGACCCGGCCGAGAGCTATTCGGCTGCGGATTTTCGTACCGACGCTTTGGCCGCCATGGCCGAGATCACAGCCCGGGGTAACATTCCGTTGCTGGTCGGCGGCACGATGCTCTACTACAAGGCTTTGCAGGAAGGTCTGGCGGATATGCCGCCTGCCGACGCCCAGGTGCGCGCCGAACTTGAAGACGAGGCCGCACGTCTGGGCTGGCAAGCCCTGCACGACCAACTGGCGGCGATAGATCCGGTGTCCGCGGCACGCATCCACCCCAATGATCCACAGCGCCTTACCCGCGCCCTGGAAGTCTGGCGTGTGGGTGGTCAGACCATGACTGAACATCGGCTGAAACAAACTGCGCAAAGTGCTGACGCAGGCGCATCTGGCCGGTCACAATTGCCCTATACTGTGGCGAACCTGGCCATCGCTCCGGCGAACCGCCAAGTGCTGCATGAACGGATTGCACAAAGATTCACAAATATGTTGGAACAGGGGTTTGTGGAGGAGGTCGTAGCACTGCGTTCCAGAGGTAATCTGCATCCAGGATTGCCTTCGATACGTGCTGTAGGCTACCGCCAAGTCTGGGATCATCTGGATGGCAAGCTGACGTCAGCCGAAATGCAGGAACGCGGCATCATTGCCACGCGCCAATTGGCGAAGCGCCAGTTCACCTGGTTGCGCAGCTGGAGCGATTTGCACTGGCTGGACAGCCTGGACAGCGACAATCTGTCACGCGCCTTGAAATACCTGGGAACGGTCTCCATATTGAGCTGAGTCCTTGCAATTGCCGTCTATCCTTGGGGGTGTGGCGGCCATGAGCTATTTATTTTTCCGATTTTTTATTATTGATCCTTAAAGGAGTGCGGCACATGTCAAAAGGGCATTCGCTACAAGACCCTTACTTGAATACCTTACGTAAAGAGAAAGTGGGGGTTTCCATTTATCTGGTCAACGGTATCAAGTTGCAAGGTACGATCGAGTCGTTCGACCAGTTCGTGATCCTGCTGAAAAACACCGTCAGCCAGATGGTTTACAAACACGCTATCTCAACAGTCGTCCCTGTTCGTCCAATCCGTCTGCCTAGCGCAGCAGGTGATGAAGCAGCTGACGCTGAGCCAGGTAACGCCTGATAGGAGTCTCCTTTGTTCTTTGAGCGCCACGGTGGTGGTGAGCGAGTGATCCTCGTTCACTTGGATGGACAGGACCCTGAGGCGCGCGAAGATCCGCAGGAGTTTCAGGAGTTGGCAAATTCGGCCGGCGCCGAGACCGTTGCGTTTTTTAACGTGCCGCGTCATCGGCCAACCGCCAAATACCTGATTGGCAGCGGCAAGGTCGAAGAATTGCGCGACCTGGTCCATGCCGAAGAAGCCGATCTGGTGATCTTCAATCACGTTCTGACGCCCAGTCAGGAACGTAACCTCGAACGTGTCTTCGAGTGTCGCGTGATCGACCGTACCGGCCTGATTCTCGATATTTTCGCCCAACGCGCACGTACCCATGAAGGCAAGCTCCAGGTCGAACTGGCCCAGCTTGACCACATGAGTACGCGGCTGGTCCGCGGCTGGACGCACCTTGAGCGCCAGGGCGGCGGCATCGGCATGCGTGGTCCGGGTGAAACCCAGCTGGAAACCGACCGACGTCTGTTGCGGGTTCGCCTGCGCCAGATCAAGGGCCGCCTGGAGAAAGTCCGCAGCCAGCGCGAGCAATCGCGCCGTGGCCGTTCCCGTGCCGATATCCCGACCGTATCCCTGGTGGGCTATACCAACGCCGGCAAGTCCACGCTGTTCAATAACGTGACGAAATCGGACGTGTACGCGGCCGACCAATTGTTCGCCACCCTCGATCCGACCCTGCGCCGCCTCGATCTGGACGACCTGGGGCCGATTGTGCTGGCCGATACCGTGGGCTTCATCCGGCACTTGCCGCACAAGCTGGTCGAGGCATTTCGGTCTACGCTCGAGGAATCGAGCAATTCCGACCTGCTGCTGCACGTGATCGATGCGGCCGAGCCGGATCGCATGCTGCAGATCGAGCAGGTGATGCTGGTGCTGGGCGAGATTGGTGCCCAGGACTTGCCGATCCTCGAGGTCTATAACAAACTCGATTTGCTTGAAGGCGTCGAGCCGCAAATCCAGCGCGATGAGAATGGCAGGCCCCAGCGGGTCTGGCTGTCGGCGCGTGATGGCAGTGGTCTGGAGTTGCTTGAACAAGCCATCGCCGAGTTGCTCGGCGGCGATTTGTTCGTGGGCACCTTGCGCTTGCCGCAGCGTTTTGCTCGACTGCGTGCACAGTTTTTCGAGCTGGGCGCGGTACAGAAAGAAGAACACGACGAAGAAGGTGTCAGCTTGCTGGCCGTTCGATTGCCACGCGCGGAGCTCAATCGACTGGTCAGTCGCGAGGGTGTTGTACCGGCGGAGTTCCTCGAACAACACACTTTGCAATAAAAGCCTGAGAAAGCGGTTGTGCCGCAGTAGCAGGCATTCTGTAGCATTGGTCGGCGCGCCGTGGGTGCGTCTTTGCTTTATCAGATGGAGAGCGCTATGGCTTGGAATGAGCCGGGTGGCAACTCGAATAATCAGGATCCTTGGGGTGGTAAGCGCCGCAATAATGGCGACCGCAAGGGGCCACCGGATCTCGACGAGGCCTTCCGAAAGCTGCAGGAAAGCCTGAATGGGTTGTTCGGTGGTGGAAAAAAACGCGGTGGTGACGAGGGCGGTCGCACAAGCAAGGGCGGCGGCTATGGCCTGCTGGGCCTGGGTCTTGTCGTGCTCGCGGCCGTCTGGCTGTACAGCGCGGTCTACGTAGTGGACGAGCAGGAGCAAGCCGTGGTGCTGCGCTTCGGCAAGTATTACGAGACGGTCGGGCCAGGCCTGAACATCTATTTCCCGCCGATCGACAAGAAGTACATGGAGAACGTCACGCGCGAGCGTGCCTACACCAAGCAGGGCCAGATGCTGACCGAAGACGAGAACATCGTCGAAGTGCCGCTGACCGTGCAGTACAAGATCAGCAACCTGCAGGACTTCGTGCTGAACGTCGATCAGCCGGAAATCAGCCTGCAACACGCAACCGAAAGCGCCCTGCGCCATGTGGTGGGTTCCACCGCCATGGACCAGGTGCTGACCGAAGGTCGTGAATTGATGGCCAGCGAAATCAAGGAGCGTCTGCAACGCTTCCTCGATACCTATCGCACCGGTATCACCGTCACCCAGGTCAACGTACAGAGCGCAGCCGCGCCGCGTGAAGTGCAGGAAGCCTTCGACGACGTGATCCGCGCCCGTGAAGATGAGCAGCGTTCGCGCAACCAGGCTGAAACCTACGCCAACGGCGTCGTGCCGGAAGCCCGTGGTCAGGCCCAGCGCATCCTCGAGGATGCCAACGGTTACCGCGACGAAGTGGTCTCCCGCGCCAAGGGTGAGGCGGACCGCTTTACCAAACTGGTTGCCGAGTACCGCAAGGCGCCCGAGGTTACCCGCGAGCGTCTGTACCTGGACACCATGCAGGAAGTCTTCAGCAACACCAGCAAGGTTCTCGTGACCGGCAGCAAGGGTGGGCAGAACAACCTGCTGTACCTGCCGCTGGACAAGATGATCGAAGGTGGTCGTAGTGGCACCAGCGCGCCGTCCACCGGTTCGAATGCCGCTGCCAACGAAGCGAGCGCCCGTGCGGCCGCTGACTTGCTGCAACAGCAAACACGTACCAGGGAGAGCCGTTGATGAGCAATAAATCGCTGACCGCCCTGATTGTGGGCGTCGTCGTGGTCATCGCTGCCTGGAACTGCTTCTACATCGTCGCTCAGACCGAGCGTGCGGTGCTGCTGCAATTCGGCCGTGTGGTCCAGGCGGATGTCCAGCCGGGCCTGCATGTGAAAGTCCCCTACGTCAACCAGGTGCGCAAGTTCGACGCGCGCCTGATGACCCTGGATGCACCGACACAGCGCTTCCTGACCCTGGAAAAGAAAGCCGTGATGGTTGACGCCTACGCCAAGTGGCGCGTCAAGGATGCCGAGCGCTTCTACACTGCGACTTCCGGCCTCAAGCAGATTGCCGACGAGCGTTTGTCGCGCCGTCTGGAATCGGGCCTGCGTGACCAGTTTGGTAAGCGCACCCTGCACGAGGTGGTATCCGGTGAACGTGACGCGCTGATGGCGGACATCACCCGTTCGCTGAACACCATGGCGGAAAAAGAACTGGGTATCGAGGTGGTCGACGTTCGCGTCAAGGCCATCGACCTGCCCAAGGAAGTGAACCGCAGCGTGTTCGAACGTATGAGCACCGAGCGTGAGCGTGAAGCCCGTGAGCACCGTGCCAAGGGTAACGAGCTGGCCGAAGGTATCCGTGCGGATGCCGATCGTCAGCGCCGTGTACTGTTGGCAGAGGCCTATCGCGAGTCTGAAGAGGCTCGGGGTGATGGTGATGCTCAAGCCGCGGCGATCTACGCCAAGGCTTACGGCCAGGACCAGGAGTTCTACGCGTTCTACCGTAGCCTGCGCGCCTACCGTGAAAGCTTCGCGAACAAGACCGACGTGCTGGTGCTTGACCCAAGCAGCGACTTCTTCCGCTACCTGGAAAAGTCCAAGTAACAAGCCTGTGATTCTGTAGGGAGCACTCCGTCGGGCGGCTAAAATGCCTGGCGGGGTGATCCTTTCAGAAAACGGGTGTATGATGCGGCAGCCGGGAAATTCCCGGCTTTTTTGCGTCTGCATGTTTGATTCGGCAGGCGTGACAGGTTTTTCGAGGAAAGTGCCCGACGAGGCCGGTTACAGGTCGTTCGTCACGTCGCTCTTGCGCGTGGTTTATGCAGGCGGCGGGTATTTTCTGCTCTACTCAAGGCTCGGCCGAGGGCTGGCCGCCCGGATCTAAGGGGAATGGCGTAATGGCAACGGTAGACCGCTGGCTGCTGCCAGATGGCATCGAAGAAGTACTGCCACCAGAGGCTGCGCGCATTGAAATAGCGCGTCGCCAGGTGTTGGATCTGTTCCAGAGCTGGGGCTACGAGTTTGTCGTGACCCCCCATATCGAGTACCTGGAATCCCTGCTGACCGGCGCGGGCCAGGACCTGGATCTGCGCACCTTCAAGGTTATCGACCCGCAATCGGGCCGGCAAATGGGTTTCCGCGCCGACATCACGCCGCAAGTGGCACGCATCGATGCGCACACCCTGCGCCGCGAAGGCCCCAGCCGCCTGTGCTATGCCGGCAGCGTGCTGCATGCCCAGCCGCGTGCCTTGTCGTCTTCGCGCAGCCCGATCCAGTTGGGCGCCGAGTTGTATGGCGATGCGAGCCCAAGCAGCGACGTTGAAGTCATCAGCCTGATGCTGGCCATGCTGCAACTGGCGGATGTGCCGGACGTGCACATGGACCTGGGTCACGTGGGTATCTACCGCGGCCTGGCCCGTGCGGCCGGCTTGTCCGGCGAGGTTGAGCAACAGTTGTTCGATGCCCTGCAACGCAAGGCCATCGATGAAGTCATCGCCCTGACCGAAGGCGTGCCTGCCGAGCTGGCCGATATGCTGCGCTCGCTGGTCAACCTGTGCGGCGGTCGTGAAGTGCTGGCGGCCGCGCGTGAACGCCTGGCCAAGGCGCCTGCGCCTGTATTGGCGGCGCTGGACGACGTGCAGGCGATTGCCGAGCAGTTGTCCGCGCGTTTCCCGCAACTGCCGTTGTACTTTGATCTGGGCGAGTTGCGCGGCTACCACTACCACACTGGTGTGGTGTTCGCGGTGTTTGTACCGGGTGTTGGCCAGGCCATCGCCCAGGGTGGTCGCTACGACGACATCGGTGCCGACTTTGGTCGCGCCCGTCCGGCCACCGGTTTTTCCACCGATTTGAAAACCCTGGTGACCCTGGGGCGTGCTGAGGTCGAGCTGCCGTCTGGTGGCATCTGGATGCCCGACAGTACGGACGCGGCACTCTGGCAGCAGGTTTGTCAGTTGCGCAGTGAGGGTCAGCGTGTCGTCCAGGCCCTGCCTGGGCAACCATTGGCCGCCGCCCGTGAAGCGGACTGCGACCGGCAATTGATTCAGCAGAACGGGCTTTGGCAAGTATCGCCACTGGCTTCTTGAGTTTTCCTGCCGGCCACCGCCGGCACCAAGTTTGCGCGAATGAGGACAAGTGTTATGGGTAAGAATGTCGTAGTCCTGGGCACCCAATGGGGTGATGAGGGCAAAGGCAAGATCGTTGATCTGCTGACCGAACATGCTGCCGCCGTAGTGCGCTACCAGGGTGGTCACAACGCTGGCCACACCCTGGTCATCGATGGCGAAAAAACCGTCTTGCACCTTATCCCGTCGGGCGTGCTGCGCGAAGGCGTGCAGTGCCTGATCGGCAACGGCGTGGTGGTTGCACCGGACGCCTTGCTGCGCGAGATCGTCAAGCTGGAAGAGAAAGGCGTACCGGTGCGCGAGCGCCTGCGTATCAGCCCATCCTGCCCGCTGATCCTGTCCTTCCACGTGGCGCTGGACCAGGCCCGTGAAAAGGCGCGTGGCGAGCTGAAGATCGGTACGACCGGTCGCGGCATCGGCCCGGCCTACGAAGACAAGGTGGCACGCCGTGGCCTGCGTGTGGGCGACCTGCTCAACATGCCGCGTTTTGAAGACAAGCTGCGTGAACTGGTGGATTACCACAACTTCATGCTGGTCGGTTATTACAAAGAGCCGGCCATCGAATTTGAAAAGACCCTGGCCGAGTGCAAGGAATACGCCGAGCTGCTCAAGCCGCTGATGCTGGACGTGACGGCCGAGCTGCACGACCTGCGTCGCGCCGGCAAGGACATCATGTTCGAAGGCGCCCAGGGCTCGTTGCTGGACATCGACCACGGTACCTACCCGTATGTGACCAGCTCCAACACCACTGCCGGCGGCGTTGCCACAGGTTCAGGCGTTGGCCCGATGTTCCTGGACTACATCCTGGGCATCACCAAGGCTTACACTACCCGTGTAGGTTCCGGTCCGTTCCCGACTGAGCTGTTCGACGATGTCGGCGCCCATCTGGCAAAGCAGGGTCACGAATTCGGCGCCACCACCGGCCGTGCCCGTCGTTGTGGCTGGTTCGACGCCGTTATCCTGCGTCGCGCTATCGATGTGAACAGCATCTCGGGCATCTGCCTGACCAAGCTGGACGTGCTCGACGGCCTGGAAGCCATCAACATCTGCGTCGGCTACAAAGACGCGCAAGGCAACGATGTCGCCCCGACCGACGCTGACAGCTACGTAGGCCTGCAGCCTGTGTACGAAGAAGTGCCGGGTTGGACCGAATCGACCGTAGGTGCCAAGACCCTGGAAGAGTTGCCAGCCAACGCCCGCGCCTACATCAAGCGCGTGGAAGAGCTGATCGGCGCACCGATCGACATTATTTCGACGGGCCCGGACCGCAACGAGACCATCGTTCTGCGTCACCCGTTCGCTTAATAAGCTGTTGATGTAAAAAGCAAAGGGCTCCTTCGGGAG
This genomic stretch from Pseudomonas orientalis harbors:
- a CDS encoding trimeric intracellular cation channel family protein; its protein translation is MMLLMLYLIAITAEAMTGALSAGRRGMDWFGVVLIACVTALGGGSVRDMLLGHYPLTWVKHPEYLVLTSVAALVTIFIAPLMRRLRSLFLALDALGLVAFTLIGCMTALEMGHGMLVASVSGVITGVFGGILRDIFCNDIPLIFRRELYASVSFLAAWFYLLCLYLELPSEQSILLTLFSGFLLRLLAIRFHWEMPKFVYNDDVH
- the queG gene encoding tRNA epoxyqueuosine(34) reductase QueG; the protein is MPPITSDLPALAQSIKDWGRELGFQQVGISGLDLAEHEQHLQRWLDAGYHGEMEYMGAHGSKRSHPDELVPGTLRVVSLRMDYLPGDTQMAQLLAQPEKAYISRYALGRDYHKLIRKRVQQLADRIQAQIGPFGFRAFVDSAPVLEKAIAEQAGLGWIGKNTLVLNRKAGSYFFLSELFVDLPLPVDPPHATEHCGRCTACLDICPTNAFVGPYVLDARRCISYLTIELKSAIPEDLRPLIGNRVFGCDDCQIVCPWNRFARSTAESDFKPRHNLDNAELAELFMWDEDKFLSSTEGSPLRRAGYERWLRNLAVGLGNAPSSIPVLEALKARRDYPSELVREHVEWALEQHAGR
- a CDS encoding NAD(P)H-hydrate dehydratase, whose product is MPQTKHEITDVQLLLPGHLPQLAARSLDAHKGQFGHLLVIGGDRGFGGAALLSTESALRSGAGMVSLATRVEHVPAALARLPEVMTVGVSSANQLMGLLEKISVIVIGPGLGDASWGKSLLSVAANAPQPQVWDADALNQLATGKVSLPANCVITPHPGEAARLLGISTAEVQADRLKVARALSQTFNAVAILKGAGSLIASPDGRVSRCDQGHPAMATAGLGDVLAGLVGALLAQGMHGYEASCLAVWLHATAGDRQGTFGRGLAASDLIPAIRQLLEEQSPCLK
- the tsaE gene encoding tRNA (adenosine(37)-N6)-threonylcarbamoyltransferase complex ATPase subunit type 1 TsaE, whose amino-acid sequence is MPEVILFLADEEAMVSLGQRLAQVTAGAGLIFLEGDLGAGKTTLSRGIIRGLGHAGAVKSPTFTLVEPYEIGKIRAFHFDLYRLVDPEELEFMGIRDYFDEDALCLIEWPNKGTGFLPKPDMTITITPHEHGRQLKLLPQSVRGQSWCAALALEFK
- a CDS encoding N-acetylmuramoyl-L-alanine amidase, which produces MRFRALVAVVGVLLAAMTVNALAASQVKSVRLWRAPDNTRLVFDLSGPVQHSVFTLTAPDRLVIDINGASLAAPLKVSTANTPITAMRSAQRTPTDLRVVIDLKKAVTPKSFSLAPNAQYGNRLVVDLFDNPADAAPPPVPTPSVATVPAVPVNPSQPQVKLPPPPPAPAGKRDIIVVIDAGHGGEDPGASGSRGQHEKDVVLAIARELQRQVNGMKGYRAELTRTGDYFIPLRGRTEIARKKGADLFVSIHADAAPSSAAFGASVFALSDRGATSETARWLADSENRSDLIGGAGNVSLDDKDKMLAGVLLDLSMTASLTSSLNVGQKVLSNIGRVTSLHKQRVEQAGFMVLKSPDIPSILVETGFISNANEASKLASASHQQALARSISAGVRQFFQQNPPPGTYIAWLRDSGKIAQGPRDHRVQPGDTVAMLAVRFQVTPAALRSANNLKTDELKIGQVLTIPGTELAAQ